A stretch of Candidatus Symbiobacter mobilis CR DNA encodes these proteins:
- a CDS encoding IS3 family transposase (programmed frameshift), which yields MSETKKRKVHTAEYKAKVGLEALRSGKTINQIGQEFDVHPVQVCQWKKAIQEQAKTLFEGKRGPKPLDAQSEPDRLYSEIGRLKMELDWLKKKSGMSLSLKRQDWIDMNDDLAVTRQCDLVGVSRATAYAQQQPKVVDEDDQKLSRLIDEEYTRHPFYGSRRMAVMMSKAMGCGVNRKRIQRLMRQMGLQGMAPSPHSSKAHPQHPVYPYLLRGVEVTRPNQVWSTDITYIRLAKGFVYLVAVMDWYSRKVLSWRISNSMDASFCMDCLEEALRNFGKPEIFNSDQGSQFTSADFTGVLEREKIAISMDGRGRAFDNIFVERLWRNVKYEDIYLKGYATVDELLLGLSDYFVLYNSERPHQSLQYETPDAVYANASGGGALIIDKYADQASNEKPDNPSTQARAMALAG from the exons ATGAGTGAAACGAAGAAGCGCAAAGTCCACACCGCAGAGTACAAAGCGAAGGTGGGGTTGGAAGCCTTGCGCAGTGGCAAGACCATCAACCAGATTGGTCAGGAATTTGATGTCCACCCGGTGCAGGTTTGCCAGTGGAAGAAAGCCATCCAAGAGCAGGCCAAGACACTGTTCGAAGGCAAACGCGGCCCCAAGCCGCTGGATGCGCAAAGCGAACCGGATCGCCTGTATAGCGAGATCGGGCGTCTCAAGATGGAACTCGACTGGCTCAAAAAAAAGTCCGGGATGAGCCTGTCAT TGAAACGCCAAGACTGGATTGACATGAATGACGACCTGGCGGTCACCCGCCAGTGTGATCTTGTAGGCGTTTCCCGTGCGACGGCCTACGCCCAGCAGCAGCCCAAGGTTGTCGACGAAGACGACCAGAAGCTCAGCCGCCTGATTGATGAGGAGTACACCCGACATCCGTTTTACGGGAGCAGGCGCATGGCGGTCATGATGAGCAAGGCCATGGGTTGCGGTGTCAACCGCAAGCGCATCCAACGCCTGATGCGTCAGATGGGCCTGCAGGGGATGGCGCCAAGCCCCCACAGCAGTAAGGCACACCCGCAGCATCCGGTGTACCCCTATCTGCTGCGCGGTGTGGAGGTCACCCGGCCCAACCAGGTCTGGAGCACCGACATCACCTACATCCGCCTGGCCAAAGGCTTCGTGTACTTGGTGGCGGTGATGGACTGGTACAGCCGCAAGGTGTTGAGCTGGCGCATCAGCAACAGCATGGATGCCAGCTTCTGTATGGACTGCTTGGAAGAGGCGCTGCGCAACTTTGGTAAGCCCGAGATATTCAACAGCGACCAAGGCTCGCAGTTCACCAGTGCGGACTTCACCGGCGTACTTGAGCGAGAAAAGATCGCCATCAGCATGGACGGGCGAGGCCGTGCGTTTGACAACATCTTTGTCGAGCGGTTGTGGCGCAACGTCAAGTACGAGGACATCTACCTCAAGGGCTATGCGACGGTGGACGAGTTGCTGCTGGGACTGAGCGACTACTTCGTGCTATACAACAGCGAGCGGCCACATCAGTCATTGCAATACGAAACGCCAGATGCGGTCTATGCGAACGCTAGCGGCGGCGGCGCGTTGATCATCGACAAATACGCAGATCAGGCCAGCAACGAAAAACCAGACAACCCGAGTACGCAGGCCCGCGCCATGGCACTTGCTGGATAA
- a CDS encoding AAA family ATPase: MIHQIKLCNFGPLSDIHWSELGKINLVIGGNGSGKTFLLKAMYSSLRTLEEYKRGNEQRSASEILSDKLYWTFQAEKIGDLVSKGADAPLSSLLTIDNKDFCYSFGKDTSKQISSLENHVPPRASNSVFLPAKEVLSLHQVILKSREQDKAFGFDDTYYDLAKALRISPRMGKNYKEFAQSRTTLKDILGGVVEYDETSGRWHFFKGRHKFPIGVTAEGIKKIAILDTLLGNRYLNTKVGPEFKTKI, encoded by the coding sequence ATGATTCATCAAATCAAACTTTGTAACTTTGGCCCACTCTCCGATATCCATTGGTCGGAATTAGGCAAGATCAACCTAGTCATTGGCGGCAATGGTAGCGGGAAGACGTTCTTACTCAAAGCCATGTACAGCAGCCTGCGCACGCTGGAAGAGTACAAGCGCGGTAACGAACAAAGATCAGCCTCAGAAATTCTGTCCGACAAGCTGTATTGGACATTTCAGGCAGAAAAAATTGGCGATTTGGTTAGCAAAGGAGCGGATGCACCCTTGTCAAGCTTGCTCACCATCGACAACAAGGACTTCTGCTACAGCTTTGGCAAAGACACCAGCAAGCAGATTTCCAGCCTGGAAAATCATGTGCCACCACGCGCCAGCAATTCGGTATTTTTGCCGGCCAAGGAAGTGCTGTCATTACATCAAGTCATTTTGAAATCGCGGGAACAGGATAAAGCCTTTGGGTTTGATGACACGTACTACGATCTTGCCAAAGCGCTGCGCATTTCTCCCCGAATGGGTAAGAACTACAAAGAATTCGCCCAGTCACGCACGACACTCAAGGACATTCTGGGCGGGGTGGTGGAGTATGACGAAACATCTGGCCGCTGGCATTTTTTCAAAGGCCGCCACAAGTTTCCGATAGGTGTCACAGCCGAAGGTATCAAGAAAATCGCCATTCTGGATACGCTGCTTGGCAACCGCTATCTGAATACTAAAGTGGGCCCCGAATTCAAGACAAAAATTTAA
- a CDS encoding nucleotidyltransferase family protein has translation MPMTEFHTLYLPEKYAEQVRDLLQKHIPEAEVWAYGSRVRGDFYDASDLDLVARFPSTKKRDVFRLCAMAEAFQESNLPIIVQIIDWDGIPNSFREEILAKYVVVQKGAGDAMD, from the coding sequence ATGCCGATGACTGAATTTCATACTTTGTACCTGCCAGAAAAATACGCAGAACAGGTACGAGATTTGTTACAAAAGCATATACCAGAAGCAGAAGTATGGGCCTATGGCTCACGGGTGCGCGGTGACTTTTACGATGCCAGCGATCTGGATTTGGTGGCACGATTCCCTTCTACAAAAAAACGTGATGTGTTCCGTTTGTGTGCTATGGCAGAAGCTTTTCAAGAAAGCAATCTGCCGATCATTGTGCAAATAATCGATTGGGACGGAATTCCGAACTCCTTTCGGGAGGAAATTTTGGCGAAGTATGTGGTCGTGCAGAAGGGAGCGGGTGATGCGATGGATTAG
- a CDS encoding nucleotidyltransferase substrate binding protein, whose product MLYLNTEHLARCKQTLESSLILYQHAAIGSIDQEVFRNAIVKGYELTQETAFKLIKKALKAYGHSPKKLESTPVKEILRLAAVHDLMTLAEVERWFAYRDNRNNTAHDYGEVFAEQTLVLIPDFLADVAQLAETLDKKLGNKLENKLENHADD is encoded by the coding sequence ATGCTGTACCTGAATACCGAGCACCTTGCGCGTTGCAAACAGACTTTAGAGTCTTCGCTCATTCTGTATCAACACGCCGCAATCGGGAGCATCGATCAGGAAGTATTCCGTAACGCGATTGTCAAAGGCTATGAGCTGACACAGGAAACGGCCTTCAAACTCATCAAGAAGGCACTGAAAGCCTATGGCCACAGTCCCAAAAAACTCGAATCCACACCGGTCAAGGAAATTCTCCGGCTGGCAGCCGTGCATGACCTCATGACGCTGGCAGAAGTGGAACGCTGGTTTGCCTATCGAGACAACCGCAACAACACCGCCCATGATTACGGAGAGGTCTTTGCGGAACAGACCTTGGTGCTGATTCCCGATTTTTTGGCGGATGTGGCGCAACTGGCAGAAACACTGGACAAAAAGCTGGGAAATAAATTGGAAAATAAACTGGAAAACCATGCCGATGACTGA
- a CDS encoding DHH family phosphoesterase — protein sequence MSANEAPAPTTPLVMHHGPHCPDGFASAMAAWMVFGDQAQYVPLDHGPMRTLADLPAVDARQVFLLDFCLPRALLEQIEERAAQLVVLDHHRSAADDLAGYVCSKGEVRFDMSKSGARLAWEYFHPDVQAPDLVRYVEDRDLWVWQYPQSAAFLAALDVEPMDFGRWREIAAFDAAQQAAFVQRGEAMDAKFRHLAQGMAEDARPIVLCGERGLMLNAPSMFHSLLGDLLCRKSGTFALLWTVDQNGRIKCGLRSRSGFDCIPLARPMGGGGHAQACGFRIDPRRLPELLGGNLDAEPPQG from the coding sequence ATGTCTGCGAACGAAGCCCCCGCCCCCACCACCCCGCTCGTGATGCACCACGGGCCGCATTGCCCCGATGGTTTTGCTTCGGCAATGGCCGCGTGGATGGTGTTTGGTGACCAGGCGCAGTATGTGCCGCTGGATCACGGGCCAATGCGTACCTTGGCGGACTTGCCTGCGGTCGATGCACGGCAGGTGTTTTTGCTGGATTTTTGTTTGCCCAGAGCACTGCTGGAACAGATCGAAGAGCGCGCAGCGCAGCTCGTCGTGCTCGACCACCACCGCAGCGCTGCGGACGATCTGGCGGGCTATGTTTGCAGCAAGGGGGAGGTGCGCTTCGACATGAGTAAGTCTGGCGCACGGCTGGCGTGGGAGTATTTCCATCCCGATGTACAGGCGCCCGATCTCGTCCGCTATGTGGAAGATCGGGACTTGTGGGTATGGCAGTACCCGCAGAGCGCGGCGTTTCTGGCTGCGCTTGATGTGGAACCGATGGACTTTGGCCGCTGGCGCGAGATTGCGGCGTTTGACGCTGCGCAGCAAGCAGCTTTTGTGCAGCGCGGGGAGGCAATGGATGCCAAGTTCCGTCACCTTGCGCAGGGAATGGCGGAGGATGCGCGCCCCATCGTCTTGTGTGGGGAGCGAGGGCTGATGCTTAATGCGCCCAGTATGTTCCACAGCCTGCTGGGCGATTTGCTCTGCCGCAAGTCTGGGACTTTCGCCTTGCTGTGGACGGTGGATCAAAACGGGCGCATCAAATGCGGGCTGCGATCCCGATCGGGGTTCGACTGCATCCCGCTGGCCCGGCCCATGGGGGGCGGGGGGCATGCCCAAGCCTGCGGTTTCCGGATCGACCCCCGCCGATTGCCGGAATTGCTTGGCGGGAACCTCGACGCGGAGCCGCCCCAAGGCTGA
- the folC gene encoding bifunctional tetrahydrofolate synthase/dihydrofolate synthase, translating to MPRQSAPLARLGMVCELRVMSSSSLHSAFSTPPVFTVAPTGEHSLAQWLAYCERLHPLHIELGLGRVHQVAQAMALHLDHPVITVAGTNGKGSTCAMLASILRQAGYKVGVYTSPHLVDFEERLRIDGECVTASALVEAFVQVESARTRCGVSLTYFEFTTLGILWILAHRKLDVSILEVGLGGRLDAVNIVDADCAIITSIDLDHMQFLGSTREDIALEKAGIARPGKPIILVDPALPPSLAAHCRSVGADVWCAGGDFRVTVDEKQWSWEGRGHRWGGLAFPALRGAQQLVNAAGVLAALSALRAVLPVSAHALRNGLAFVELAGRFQVVPGEPVLVLDVAHNPHAVGALVHNLDAMGFFPTTHAVFGAMADKDIPAMLRRMAPLVDRWYCTDLTVDRAAPACAIVDALRAVDATKAASAGCFATPQQALRVALDAAERTDRIIVFGSFHTVGGVLRQGVPQLRAPHLPGS from the coding sequence ATGCCGCGACAATCTGCGCCCCTGGCCCGGTTGGGCATGGTTTGCGAGCTGCGCGTGATGTCTTCTTCTTCCTTGCATTCTGCTTTTTCCACCCCTCCCGTCTTCACGGTAGCGCCCACGGGGGAACATTCCCTGGCGCAGTGGCTGGCCTACTGCGAACGTTTGCACCCTCTACACATCGAGCTGGGACTGGGCCGCGTCCATCAGGTGGCGCAGGCTATGGCGTTGCATCTGGATCATCCGGTCATCACGGTGGCAGGCACCAACGGCAAGGGGTCGACGTGCGCCATGCTTGCCAGCATCTTGCGGCAGGCGGGGTACAAGGTGGGGGTCTATACCTCGCCGCATTTGGTGGATTTTGAGGAGCGGTTGCGTATCGATGGGGAGTGCGTCACCGCATCGGCGTTGGTCGAAGCCTTTGTCCAGGTCGAATCTGCACGAACTCGTTGCGGGGTGTCGCTGACCTATTTCGAGTTCACGACGCTGGGCATCCTGTGGATCCTCGCGCACCGCAAGCTCGATGTCTCGATTCTTGAAGTCGGGCTGGGTGGGCGGCTCGACGCCGTCAACATCGTCGATGCCGACTGCGCGATCATCACCAGCATCGATTTGGATCACATGCAATTTCTGGGTTCGACCCGGGAAGACATCGCGCTCGAAAAAGCGGGGATCGCTCGCCCAGGCAAGCCGATCATCTTGGTGGACCCCGCTTTGCCACCCAGCCTCGCAGCGCATTGCCGCAGCGTGGGGGCGGATGTCTGGTGCGCGGGGGGGGACTTTCGCGTGACGGTCGATGAAAAGCAGTGGTCGTGGGAAGGGCGTGGGCATAGGTGGGGCGGGCTGGCCTTTCCGGCATTGCGCGGCGCGCAGCAGCTCGTCAATGCAGCGGGGGTGCTTGCTGCGCTCTCTGCGTTGCGTGCAGTGCTTCCGGTGAGCGCGCATGCCTTGCGCAACGGGCTGGCTTTCGTCGAGTTGGCTGGGCGTTTTCAGGTCGTCCCCGGCGAGCCAGTGCTTGTGCTCGACGTGGCCCACAACCCCCATGCCGTGGGGGCGTTGGTACACAACCTCGACGCGATGGGGTTTTTCCCCACGACGCATGCGGTGTTCGGGGCGATGGCCGACAAAGACATCCCCGCGATGCTGCGGCGCATGGCGCCTTTGGTCGATCGCTGGTATTGCACGGATCTCACGGTTGATCGGGCTGCGCCGGCCTGTGCGATTGTCGATGCGCTGCGTGCCGTCGATGCGACCAAAGCGGCCTCGGCAGGGTGTTTTGCCACCCCGCAGCAGGCCTTGCGCGTAGCGCTGGATGCGGCGGAACGCACCGATAGAATCATCGTTTTCGGCTCGTTCCACACCGTCGGCGGCGTGTTGCGGCAAGGCGTTCCCCAGCTTCGAGCGCCGCATCTGCCGGGCTCCTGA
- a CDS encoding SPOR domain-containing protein, with the protein MRFFPSFHISETPTTIVPAVESVERLRRRARNRLLGAGILIAIGVVGLPLVFDKQPRPINVDVEIEIPDRDDAPPLVLPPAEAFPPVDMEEEIVLPAASAVQPAQQPKRVVPMLSSSSRPVRGAAEQPVVARLESARAQALLDGAATPGPMVPQRFVVQVGKDMTVESANELRKKLLRAGLSARIRPVGGKKSKLVRVQVGPFVTRQESQAAQRKVQALGLTAVVSSW; encoded by the coding sequence ATGCGCTTTTTCCCTTCCTTCCACATAAGCGAGACTCCGACGACGATCGTCCCCGCAGTGGAAAGCGTCGAGCGTCTGCGTCGGCGTGCCCGCAATCGTTTGTTGGGGGCAGGCATTCTGATCGCCATAGGCGTGGTGGGGTTGCCCTTGGTATTTGACAAACAGCCACGGCCCATCAATGTCGATGTAGAGATCGAAATTCCCGATCGGGACGACGCTCCCCCCCTTGTGCTCCCTCCGGCGGAGGCCTTTCCCCCGGTCGATATGGAAGAGGAAATCGTTCTTCCGGCAGCGTCTGCGGTGCAGCCCGCGCAGCAGCCAAAGCGGGTCGTCCCCATGCTGTCGTCCTCGTCCCGACCAGTGCGAGGGGCTGCGGAACAACCTGTTGTGGCCAGGTTGGAGTCTGCCCGGGCGCAGGCTTTGCTCGATGGGGCGGCGACGCCAGGGCCCATGGTGCCCCAGCGGTTTGTCGTGCAGGTGGGCAAAGATATGACGGTGGAAAGCGCGAATGAGCTACGCAAGAAACTCCTTCGCGCGGGGTTGTCGGCGCGCATTCGCCCGGTTGGTGGAAAGAAGAGCAAGCTGGTGCGGGTGCAGGTAGGCCCGTTTGTCACCCGGCAAGAATCGCAAGCAGCGCAGCGCAAGGTGCAGGCTCTGGGCCTGACAGCGGTTGTGTCGTCGTGGTGA
- a CDS encoding CvpA family protein has protein sequence MPTLDWIFLIVLLASGLLGAWRGLVYEVFSLLAWVGAFVAARWLYADVGAWLPMQGASQTLRGAVGFGLVFLVAVMLGGLVAVGLRKVLATVGLRPMDRFLGASFGLVRGVALLLLTTALLGMTPMRSALIWKESAGVDMSMKVLAEIRPMLSREAGWPG, from the coding sequence ATGCCAACGTTGGACTGGATTTTCCTGATCGTGCTGCTGGCTTCCGGTTTATTGGGAGCATGGCGCGGCCTGGTGTACGAGGTCTTTTCCCTGCTCGCGTGGGTGGGTGCTTTCGTTGCCGCACGCTGGCTGTATGCGGATGTGGGCGCGTGGTTGCCCATGCAAGGCGCAAGCCAGACCCTGCGTGGCGCGGTGGGGTTTGGACTGGTGTTTCTGGTTGCCGTCATGCTGGGGGGGCTGGTGGCCGTCGGGTTGCGCAAGGTGCTGGCCACGGTGGGATTGCGGCCGATGGATCGTTTTCTGGGTGCTTCTTTCGGGCTGGTACGCGGGGTGGCGTTGTTGTTGCTGACTACGGCATTGCTGGGCATGACGCCGATGCGTTCTGCATTGATCTGGAAAGAATCCGCCGGGGTGGACATGTCCATGAAGGTACTGGCGGAGATTCGCCCCATGCTCTCACGTGAGGCGGGGTGGCCTGGTTGA
- the purF gene encoding amidophosphoribosyltransferase encodes MCGIVGVVCDAPVNQLLYDALLLLQHRGQDAAGIVTQQGSRFFMHKAKGMVRDVFRTRNMRSLVGNSGLGQVRYPTAGSAWNTEEAQPFYVNAPFGIVLVHNGNLTNTPFLRSELRESDHRHINTDSDSEVLLNVLAHEVEATTHGTTLTPQHLFDAVRRMHARVRGSYAAIALIAGHGILAFRDPYGIRPLCLGRGASTWMVASESVALEGTGHRFERDIDPGEAIFIGMDGTVQSQQCADHTSLHPCIFEYVYFARPDSVLDGISVYQARLNLGEALARQVVRVLSVQDIDVVVPIPESSRPSAAQLAQTLGVLYREGFVKNRYVGRTFIMPGQSVRKKSVRQKLNAIPSEFAGRKVLLVDDSIVRGTTSREIVQMARDAGAKKVYLASAAPPVRYPNAYGIDMPTQGELVAYNRTEDEIRAVIGCDALIYQDLDDMKRAVGQLAPHIRGFDASCFDGVYITGDITVEDIVRMGAQHAAGCGDDLPAYLSSTYED; translated from the coding sequence ATGTGTGGCATCGTGGGAGTGGTATGTGACGCTCCAGTCAACCAATTGCTGTATGACGCGCTGCTGTTGTTGCAGCACCGGGGCCAAGATGCCGCCGGGATCGTGACCCAGCAGGGCAGCCGGTTTTTCATGCACAAGGCCAAGGGGATGGTGCGCGACGTTTTTCGCACGCGCAACATGCGCTCGCTCGTCGGCAACAGCGGGCTGGGGCAGGTGCGTTATCCCACGGCGGGCAGTGCGTGGAATACCGAAGAGGCGCAACCGTTCTACGTCAACGCACCGTTCGGGATCGTCTTGGTACACAACGGTAACCTGACGAATACGCCATTTCTGCGTTCCGAGCTGCGGGAGAGCGACCACCGGCATATCAATACCGACAGCGATTCCGAAGTGCTGCTCAACGTGCTGGCCCACGAGGTAGAGGCCACCACGCACGGCACTACGCTGACCCCGCAGCATCTCTTCGACGCAGTGCGCCGCATGCACGCCAGGGTGCGCGGTTCCTACGCTGCGATTGCCTTGATTGCCGGGCACGGCATCCTTGCGTTTCGGGATCCGTATGGCATCCGTCCCCTGTGCCTGGGGCGCGGCGCCTCGACGTGGATGGTGGCGAGCGAGTCTGTCGCGCTCGAAGGAACCGGCCACCGTTTCGAACGCGATATCGATCCGGGGGAGGCCATCTTTATCGGCATGGATGGGACGGTGCAATCCCAGCAGTGTGCTGATCACACCTCGCTGCATCCCTGCATCTTCGAGTACGTGTACTTTGCCCGACCGGATTCGGTGCTCGACGGCATTTCCGTGTACCAGGCCCGGCTGAATTTGGGCGAGGCACTGGCGCGCCAAGTCGTTAGGGTGTTGTCTGTGCAGGACATCGACGTGGTCGTCCCGATTCCTGAGTCGAGCCGCCCCAGTGCGGCGCAGCTTGCGCAAACCCTGGGGGTGCTGTATCGGGAGGGCTTCGTCAAGAACCGCTACGTGGGCCGTACGTTCATCATGCCGGGGCAGTCTGTGCGCAAAAAATCCGTGCGTCAGAAGCTCAACGCCATTCCCAGCGAATTTGCGGGGCGCAAGGTACTGTTGGTCGACGATTCGATCGTGCGAGGCACCACCAGTCGGGAGATCGTGCAAATGGCCCGTGATGCTGGCGCGAAGAAGGTGTACCTTGCCAGCGCAGCGCCGCCCGTGCGGTATCCCAATGCCTACGGCATAGATATGCCTACCCAGGGGGAACTCGTTGCGTACAACCGCACCGAAGACGAGATTCGGGCAGTCATCGGCTGCGATGCATTGATCTACCAGGATCTCGACGACATGAAGCGCGCCGTGGGCCAGCTTGCTCCGCACATCCGGGGCTTCGACGCCTCCTGCTTCGACGGGGTGTACATCACCGGAGATATCACCGTCGAAGATATCGTGCGCATGGGCGCCCAGCATGCCGCCGGGTGTGGGGACGATCTACCGGCTTATTTGTCGTCCACTTACGAAGATTGA
- the gltX gene encoding glutamate--tRNA ligase — protein MTIRTRFAPSPTGFIHLGNIRSALYPWAFARSQGGVFILRIEDTDVQRSTQEAVDVILDGMRWLGLDYDEGPYYQSQRTQRYREVLAQLCDAGHAYPCYMSQEELDALRERQSAAKCKPRYDGTWRPEPGKVLPPVPDGGQPVWRFRTPLDGTVVWEDKVKGRIEIANAELDDMVLARSDGTPTYNFCVVVDDMDMGITHVIRGEDHVNNTPRQIHLFHALGKEPPEYVHLPTVLNEQGDKMSKRNGAKAVTQYREEGYLADAVVNYLARLGWSHGNDEFFHRAQFLQWFGLDNLGKSPAQFDEAKLRWVNAQHLKAMGDEALAELVRSQLERRGVEGDERLPRICALFQDRCDTTVALADWAMRFYTEVSASAQELATHCTPSIAPALETLAQHLSQCAWDRTAIAAAVREVLAQHGLKMSQLAMPVRVLVVGTAHTPSLDAVLELVGREKVLARLRNRPQLALEC, from the coding sequence ATGACGATCCGTACCCGCTTTGCCCCGTCGCCGACGGGATTTATCCACCTCGGCAACATCCGTTCCGCGCTGTATCCGTGGGCCTTTGCGCGTTCGCAGGGCGGCGTGTTCATTCTGCGTATCGAAGACACCGACGTGCAGCGCTCCACGCAAGAGGCCGTCGATGTGATTTTGGACGGCATGCGTTGGCTGGGGTTGGATTACGACGAAGGGCCGTACTACCAGTCGCAGCGGACGCAGCGGTACCGTGAGGTGCTCGCGCAATTGTGCGATGCCGGGCATGCCTATCCCTGCTACATGAGCCAGGAAGAGTTGGACGCCCTGCGCGAGCGCCAGAGCGCAGCGAAGTGCAAGCCTCGCTACGACGGTACGTGGCGCCCCGAGCCTGGCAAGGTGCTGCCCCCGGTTCCCGATGGCGGGCAACCCGTATGGCGATTCCGCACTCCGCTGGATGGCACGGTGGTGTGGGAAGACAAGGTCAAGGGTCGTATCGAGATTGCCAATGCCGAACTTGACGATATGGTGCTGGCGAGGTCAGACGGCACGCCGACGTACAACTTTTGCGTCGTCGTCGACGACATGGATATGGGCATCACGCACGTCATCCGGGGGGAAGACCACGTCAACAACACGCCACGACAAATCCACCTGTTCCACGCCCTGGGCAAGGAACCGCCGGAATACGTCCATCTGCCCACCGTGCTGAACGAGCAGGGCGACAAGATGAGCAAACGCAACGGCGCCAAAGCGGTGACGCAATACCGGGAAGAAGGCTACCTGGCCGATGCCGTCGTCAACTACCTGGCCCGGCTGGGGTGGAGCCACGGCAACGACGAGTTTTTTCACCGTGCGCAGTTCTTGCAGTGGTTTGGTTTGGACAACCTGGGCAAAAGCCCGGCGCAGTTCGACGAAGCCAAGCTGCGCTGGGTCAATGCCCAGCATCTCAAGGCCATGGGGGACGAGGCGCTCGCAGAGCTGGTTCGCAGCCAGCTCGAACGCCGGGGCGTGGAAGGGGACGAGCGTTTGCCACGGATCTGCGCGTTGTTCCAGGATCGCTGTGACACGACGGTGGCCTTGGCGGATTGGGCAATGCGGTTCTATACGGAAGTATCGGCATCTGCGCAAGAGCTGGCAACGCATTGCACCCCGTCCATTGCGCCAGCGCTGGAGACTTTGGCCCAGCATTTGTCGCAGTGCGCGTGGGATCGCACCGCCATTGCCGCAGCAGTGCGCGAAGTGCTGGCGCAGCATGGCCTCAAGATGTCCCAGTTGGCCATGCCCGTGCGGGTGCTCGTGGTAGGCACCGCGCATACCCCTTCGCTGGATGCGGTGCTGGAGTTGGTGGGGCGCGAAAAAGTGCTCGCCCGGCTCCGGAACCGTCCCCAGCTTGCACTAGAATGCTGA